One genomic region from Streptomyces sp. NBC_00582 encodes:
- a CDS encoding carbohydrate-binding module family 20 domain-containing protein, translating to MASLGSWNTADAIPLSSASYPTWSRTVIVPETTAFAYKFVKKDGSGNVTWESGTNRSYTTGGSSGYTTSDTWK from the coding sequence ATCGCCTCGCTCGGCTCCTGGAACACGGCCGACGCGATCCCGCTGTCCTCGGCGTCGTACCCGACGTGGAGCAGGACGGTGATCGTCCCGGAGACCACGGCCTTCGCGTACAAGTTCGTCAAGAAGGACGGCTCGGGGAACGTCACCTGGGAGTCCGGGACGAACCGCTCGTACACGACGGGCGGTTCGTCCGGATACACCACGAGCGACACCTGGAAGTAG
- a CDS encoding alpha-amylase, with amino-acid sequence MARSRTLSGAMALAAGLTLLGPMAHATPPGTKDVTAVLFEWNFASVAKECTTTLGPAGYGYVQVSPPAEHIQGAQWWTSYQPVSYKIAGRLGDRAAFRAMVDTCHAAGVKVVVDTVVNHMAAGSGTGTGGSSYTKYDYPGLYSSYDFDDCTSYVTNYADRWNVQHCELVGLADLDTGEEYVRKTVAGYMNDLLTLGVDGFRIDAAKHIDTADLANIKSRLTNPNAYWKQEVIYGSGEAVQPTEYTGNGDVQEFRYAYDLKRVFTNENLAYLRNYGEGWGYLSSSVAGVFVDNHDTERNGSTLNYKDGANYTLANVFMLAHPYGAPDVDSGYEWSDTDAGPPNGGTVNACWQDGWKCQHAWPEILRMVAFRNATRGEAVTDWWDNGGDAIAFGRGSKGYVAINHESGSLTRTYQTSLAAGTYCNVQNNTTVTVNSSGQFTATLGANTALAVYTGKTSC; translated from the coding sequence ATGGCACGCAGCAGAACCCTTTCGGGCGCCATGGCCCTGGCCGCCGGTCTGACCCTCCTCGGCCCCATGGCCCACGCCACCCCGCCCGGCACCAAGGACGTCACCGCCGTCCTCTTCGAGTGGAACTTCGCCTCCGTGGCGAAGGAGTGCACCACCACCCTCGGCCCGGCCGGCTACGGATACGTCCAGGTCTCCCCGCCGGCCGAGCACATCCAGGGCGCCCAGTGGTGGACGTCGTACCAGCCGGTCAGCTACAAGATCGCCGGTCGGTTGGGGGACCGCGCGGCGTTCCGGGCCATGGTCGACACCTGTCACGCGGCGGGCGTGAAGGTCGTCGTCGACACCGTCGTCAACCACATGGCGGCGGGCAGCGGCACCGGCACCGGCGGATCGTCGTACACGAAGTACGACTACCCCGGCCTGTACTCCTCCTACGACTTCGACGACTGCACGTCCTACGTCACCAACTACGCCGACCGCTGGAACGTCCAGCACTGCGAACTCGTCGGCCTGGCCGATCTCGACACCGGTGAGGAGTACGTCCGCAAGACCGTCGCCGGCTACATGAACGACCTCCTCACCCTCGGAGTCGACGGCTTCCGCATCGACGCGGCCAAGCACATCGACACCGCCGACCTGGCGAACATCAAGTCCCGGCTGACCAACCCGAACGCGTACTGGAAGCAGGAGGTGATCTACGGCTCGGGCGAGGCCGTGCAGCCCACCGAGTACACCGGCAACGGCGATGTGCAGGAGTTCCGTTACGCCTACGACCTCAAGCGGGTCTTCACCAACGAGAACCTCGCCTATCTGAGGAACTATGGCGAGGGCTGGGGCTATCTGAGCAGCTCCGTCGCCGGAGTCTTCGTCGACAACCACGACACCGAGCGCAACGGCTCCACCCTCAACTACAAGGACGGCGCGAACTACACCCTCGCCAACGTCTTCATGCTCGCCCATCCGTACGGCGCCCCGGACGTCGACTCGGGCTACGAGTGGTCCGACACGGACGCCGGTCCGCCCAACGGCGGTACGGTCAACGCCTGTTGGCAGGACGGCTGGAAGTGTCAGCACGCCTGGCCGGAGATCCTCCGCATGGTCGCCTTCCGCAACGCCACGCGGGGTGAGGCCGTCACCGACTGGTGGGACAACGGGGGTGACGCGATCGCCTTCGGCCGGGGAAGCAAGGGGTACGTGGCCATCAACCACGAGAGCGGCTCCCTGACCCGGACCTACCAGACGTCCCTCGCCGCCGGGACGTACTGCAACGTCCAGAACAACACGACGGTGACGGTGAACTCGAGCGGCCAGTTCACCGCCACCCTCGGCGCCAACACCGCCCTGGCGGTCTACACCGGCAAGACGAGCTGCTGA
- a CDS encoding sugar ABC transporter permease codes for MSTTTAKTSAPASEENPVKAPTAPRRIRRRGETGPVASLASHGLLTIASLIALFPIVWLVYLSLGPDKDDYLHPGGIWDKMTFDNYTFVIEHTKFFDWLKSSLIVTLGTTAIGVLIAATTGYAVSRMRFPGYKKFMWVLLVTQMFPVAVLMVPMYQILSDLKLIDNYFGLILVYCTTVIPYSAWLLKGYFDTIPFEIDEAGRVDGLTPFGTFFRLILPLAKPGLAVAAFYNFLTAFSEVAFASTFMLSDDKYTLAVGLQSFVSEHDAQRNLMAATAVLIAIPAAAFFYLVQKNLVTGLTAGGTKG; via the coding sequence ATGAGTACGACCACCGCGAAGACCTCCGCCCCGGCGAGCGAGGAGAACCCCGTGAAGGCACCGACGGCACCGCGCCGGATCCGCCGCCGCGGCGAGACCGGCCCCGTGGCCTCCCTCGCCTCCCACGGCCTCCTCACGATCGCGAGCCTGATCGCCCTGTTCCCGATCGTCTGGCTGGTCTATCTGTCCCTCGGCCCGGACAAGGACGACTACCTGCACCCGGGCGGCATCTGGGACAAGATGACGTTCGACAACTACACGTTCGTCATCGAGCACACCAAGTTCTTCGACTGGCTGAAGAGCTCGCTCATCGTCACCCTCGGCACCACGGCCATCGGCGTGCTCATCGCCGCCACCACCGGCTACGCCGTCTCCCGCATGCGCTTCCCCGGCTACAAGAAGTTCATGTGGGTCCTGCTGGTCACCCAGATGTTCCCGGTCGCCGTCCTGATGGTGCCGATGTACCAGATCCTCTCGGACCTGAAGCTCATCGACAACTACTTCGGCCTGATCCTCGTCTACTGCACGACGGTCATCCCGTACAGCGCCTGGCTGCTCAAGGGGTACTTCGACACCATCCCCTTCGAGATCGACGAGGCGGGTCGCGTCGACGGGCTCACCCCGTTCGGCACCTTCTTCCGGCTGATCCTGCCGCTCGCCAAGCCCGGCCTCGCCGTGGCCGCGTTCTACAACTTCCTCACCGCCTTCAGCGAGGTCGCCTTCGCCTCCACGTTCATGCTCAGCGACGACAAGTACACCCTGGCCGTCGGCCTGCAGTCCTTCGTCAGCGAGCACGACGCCCAGCGCAACCTCATGGCCGCGACCGCGGTGCTGATCGCGATACCCGCCGCCGCGTTCTTCTACCTCGTGCAGAAGAACCTGGTCACCGGCCTCACCGCCGGCGGCACCAAGGGCTGA
- a CDS encoding LacI family DNA-binding transcriptional regulator codes for MTTRLADIAAQAGVSEATVSRVLNGKPGVAATTRQSVLAALDVLGYERPVRLRQRSAGLVGLITPELENPIFPALAQVIGQALTRQGYTPVLATQTPGGSTEDELTEMLVDRGVAGIIYVSGLHADTTADMQRYEQLRAQGVPFVLVDGFSPKVQAPFISPDDRAAMTLAVTHLASLGHTRIGLALGPKRFVPVQRKIEGFVRTMQEQLGLSAEAIESELVQHSLYTLEGGQAATTALIDRGCTAIVCASDMMALGAIRAARQRGLAVPRDISVVGFDDSPLIAFTDPPLTTIRKPVPAMGQAAVRTLLEEIGGTPAPHSEFVFMPELVVRGSTASAPGDRNRP; via the coding sequence GTGACCACACGGCTTGCCGACATCGCTGCGCAGGCGGGGGTGAGCGAAGCGACCGTCAGCCGCGTTTTGAACGGCAAGCCCGGTGTCGCCGCCACCACCCGCCAGTCCGTGCTCGCCGCACTGGACGTCCTGGGCTACGAACGCCCGGTCCGGCTGCGTCAGCGCAGCGCGGGTCTCGTCGGCCTCATCACCCCGGAGCTGGAGAACCCGATATTCCCGGCCCTGGCCCAGGTCATCGGCCAGGCGCTGACCCGCCAGGGCTACACACCGGTGCTGGCCACCCAGACACCGGGCGGCTCCACGGAGGACGAGCTGACCGAGATGCTGGTGGACCGCGGGGTCGCCGGCATCATCTACGTCTCGGGGCTGCACGCGGACACCACGGCCGACATGCAGCGCTACGAGCAGCTGCGCGCCCAGGGCGTCCCCTTCGTCCTGGTGGACGGCTTCTCCCCGAAGGTCCAGGCCCCGTTCATCTCCCCCGACGACCGGGCGGCGATGACCCTCGCGGTCACCCACCTCGCCTCGCTCGGCCACACCCGTATCGGGCTCGCCCTCGGGCCGAAGCGGTTCGTGCCCGTGCAGCGCAAGATCGAGGGCTTCGTCCGCACGATGCAGGAGCAGCTCGGGCTGAGCGCCGAGGCGATCGAGTCGGAGCTGGTCCAGCACTCCCTCTACACCCTGGAGGGCGGTCAGGCCGCGACGACGGCGCTGATCGACCGGGGCTGTACGGCGATCGTCTGCGCCAGCGACATGATGGCGCTCGGCGCGATAAGGGCGGCCCGGCAGCGGGGCCTCGCGGTCCCCCGGGACATCTCGGTGGTCGGCTTCGACGACTCCCCGCTGATCGCGTTCACCGACCCGCCGCTGACCACGATCCGCAAGCCGGTCCCCGCGATGGGGCAGGCCGCGGTGCGCACGCTCCTCGAGGAGATCGGCGGGACGCCGGCGCCGCACAGTGAGTTCGTGTTCATGCCGGAGCTGGTGGTGCGCGGTTCGACCGCTTCGGCCCCCGGGGACCGGAATCGTCCCTAG
- a CDS encoding Fpg/Nei family DNA glycosylase: MPELPDVEGFHEVLESCAKGRVVRHVEVRDPGVLHGVSARRLREALVGRRFTGAERRGKWLLARTGGPTLLLHFGMTGRLLCARPDDPVEAHDRVLFTLSRDRRLRYRDQRKLKGLWLAEDEADVGRLLGDLGPDALTVDRGDFEAVLHARRAGVKTVLTDQTALAGLGNLLADEILWRARLHPTARASELDDPELRRLYTQMRRTLRSAVPTGRVPPRDSWLTGHRDDPDPVCPRCGTPLRRTRVGGRGTVWCPRCQ; this comes from the coding sequence ATGCCCGAGCTCCCGGACGTCGAGGGATTCCACGAGGTGCTGGAGTCCTGCGCGAAGGGCAGGGTCGTACGGCATGTCGAGGTGCGGGATCCCGGGGTGCTGCACGGGGTGAGCGCGCGGCGGCTGCGCGAGGCGCTGGTGGGCCGCCGCTTCACCGGGGCGGAGCGGCGCGGCAAATGGCTGCTCGCCCGCACCGGCGGCCCCACGCTCCTGCTGCACTTCGGGATGACCGGCCGACTGCTCTGCGCCCGTCCCGACGACCCGGTCGAGGCGCACGACAGGGTCCTGTTCACCCTGTCCCGCGACCGCCGGCTCCGCTACCGCGACCAGCGCAAGCTCAAGGGCCTCTGGCTGGCCGAGGACGAGGCCGACGTCGGGCGGCTGCTGGGGGACCTCGGCCCCGACGCGCTCACGGTGGACCGCGGTGACTTCGAGGCCGTCCTCCACGCCCGCCGGGCCGGCGTCAAGACCGTCCTGACCGACCAGACCGCCCTCGCGGGACTCGGCAATCTGCTGGCCGACGAGATCCTGTGGCGCGCGCGGCTGCATCCGACGGCACGGGCGAGCGAGCTCGACGACCCCGAACTCAGGCGCCTCTACACCCAGATGCGCCGCACCCTGCGCTCGGCGGTCCCCACCGGCCGCGTCCCGCCCCGGGACTCCTGGCTCACCGGGCACCGGGACGACCCGGACCCCGTCTGCCCCCGCTGCGGCACCCCGCTGCGCCGTACACGGGTGGGCGGCCGCGGGACGGTGTGGTGCCCCCGCTGCCAGTAG
- a CDS encoding glycoside hydrolase family 13 protein, translating to MSQQHSAAPAPTPTSAAAVATVGKRRDWWRDAVIYQVYPRSFADSNGDGMGDLEGVRSRLTYLRDLGVDAVWLSPFYASPQADAGYDVADYRAVDPMFGNLLDADALIRDARELGLRIIVDLVPNHSSDQHEWFKRAVAEGPGSPLRDRYHFRPGKGSGGELPPNDWESIFGGPAWTRVTEPDGSPGEWYLHLFAPEQPDFNWDHPAVGDEFRSILRFWLDMGVDGFRIDVAHGLVKAAGLPDLGTHDQLKLLGNDVMPFFDQDGVHAIYRQWRTILDEYSGDKKGPEGPSAEGRWRETGGRIFVAEAWTPTVERTANYVRPDELHQAFNFQYLSTEWDAKELRTVVDRTLEAMRPVGAPATWVLSNHDVTRHATRFANPPGLGTQIRTAGDRELGLRRARAATLLMLALPGSAYVYQGEELGLPDVVDLPDEVRQDPAYFRGAGQDGFRDGCRVPIPWTRAGSSYGFGTGGSWLPQPAEWAELSVEAQQGVQGSTLELYRSALHLRRTHPDLGAGDAVEWLKAPEGVLALRRGDFVCVANTSTESVRVPSYGRILLTSGEVAETDGETKIPADTTVWWTTD from the coding sequence ATGAGCCAGCAGCACTCCGCAGCCCCGGCCCCGACCCCCACCTCCGCAGCGGCCGTCGCCACCGTCGGCAAGCGCCGTGACTGGTGGCGGGACGCGGTGATCTACCAGGTGTACCCGCGCAGCTTCGCCGACAGCAACGGCGACGGCATGGGCGACCTGGAAGGCGTACGCTCCCGCCTGACGTACCTGCGCGACCTCGGCGTGGACGCCGTGTGGCTCAGCCCCTTCTACGCCTCCCCGCAGGCCGACGCCGGCTACGACGTCGCCGACTACCGCGCCGTCGACCCGATGTTCGGCAACCTGCTCGACGCCGACGCGCTCATCCGCGACGCCCGGGAGCTGGGCCTGCGCATCATCGTCGACCTGGTCCCCAACCACTCCTCCGACCAGCACGAGTGGTTCAAGCGGGCGGTCGCGGAGGGGCCGGGTTCCCCCCTCCGCGACCGCTACCACTTCCGCCCCGGCAAGGGCAGCGGCGGCGAACTCCCGCCCAACGACTGGGAGTCCATCTTCGGAGGCCCCGCCTGGACCCGGGTCACCGAACCGGACGGCTCGCCGGGCGAGTGGTACCTGCACCTCTTCGCCCCCGAGCAGCCCGACTTCAACTGGGACCACCCGGCCGTCGGCGACGAGTTCCGCTCGATCCTGCGCTTCTGGCTGGACATGGGCGTCGACGGCTTCCGCATCGACGTCGCCCACGGCCTGGTCAAGGCCGCGGGCCTGCCCGACCTCGGCACCCACGACCAGCTCAAACTGCTGGGCAACGATGTCATGCCGTTCTTCGACCAGGACGGCGTCCACGCCATCTACCGCCAGTGGCGGACGATCCTCGACGAGTACTCCGGAGATAAAAAGGGGCCCGAAGGGCCTTCCGCAGAAGGGCGGTGGCGGGAGACGGGCGGGCGCATCTTCGTCGCCGAGGCCTGGACCCCGACCGTGGAGCGCACCGCGAACTACGTCCGCCCCGACGAGCTCCACCAGGCCTTCAACTTCCAGTACCTGTCGACGGAATGGGACGCGAAGGAACTCCGCACGGTCGTCGACCGCACCCTGGAGGCGATGCGCCCGGTCGGCGCCCCGGCGACCTGGGTCCTGTCCAACCACGACGTGACCCGCCACGCCACCCGCTTCGCCAACCCGCCCGGCCTCGGCACCCAGATCCGCACCGCGGGCGACCGCGAGCTGGGCCTGCGCCGCGCCCGCGCCGCGACGCTGCTGATGCTGGCCCTGCCCGGCTCGGCCTACGTCTACCAGGGCGAGGAACTCGGCCTGCCCGACGTCGTCGACCTCCCCGACGAGGTCCGCCAGGACCCGGCCTACTTCCGCGGCGCCGGCCAGGACGGCTTCCGCGACGGCTGCCGGGTGCCCATCCCATGGACGCGCGCGGGGTCCTCGTACGGCTTCGGCACGGGCGGGAGCTGGCTGCCCCAGCCGGCCGAGTGGGCCGAGCTGAGCGTGGAGGCCCAGCAGGGCGTCCAGGGCTCCACCCTGGAGCTCTACCGCTCCGCCCTCCACCTGCGCCGCACCCACCCCGACCTGGGCGCGGGCGACGCGGTGGAATGGCTGAAGGCCCCCGAGGGCGTCCTCGCCCTGCGCCGCGGCGACTTCGTCTGCGTCGCCAACACCTCCACCGAATCGGTGCGCGTCCCGTCGTACGGCCGCATCCTCCTCACCAGCGGCGAGGTGGCCGAGACGGACGGCGAGACGAAGATCCCCGCCGACACGACGGTGTGGTGGACCACGGACTGA
- a CDS encoding carbohydrate ABC transporter permease, whose product MTVAIDRATGKRRGDREEGPGLGGRLKRGYHKHWYAYAMIAPVAVVLGVLVLYPLVYGLYLTLTDANSLNTARTIGVNHIDATYRFIGLDNYADILWGPTAYDRFWSHFIWTIVWTALCVTLHYTLGLGLALLLNQKLRGRTLYRLILVLPWAVPTFVTVFGWRFMLADGGIINSALDALHLPSPSWLEDTFWQRFAAIMVNTWCGVPFMMVSLLGGLQSIDSSLYEAAEMDGASAWQRFRYVTLPGLRTVSSTVVLLGIIWTFNQFAVIFLLFGNTAPDAQILVTWAYYLGFGQQPRDFAQSAAYGILLLAILIVFTSFYRRWLNRNEQQLAI is encoded by the coding sequence ATGACCGTCGCCATCGACCGCGCGACCGGCAAGCGCCGCGGTGACCGTGAGGAAGGACCCGGCCTGGGCGGGCGCCTGAAGCGGGGCTACCACAAGCACTGGTACGCCTACGCCATGATCGCCCCGGTGGCGGTCGTCCTCGGCGTCCTCGTGCTCTACCCGCTGGTGTACGGCCTCTACCTCACCCTCACCGACGCCAACAGCCTCAACACCGCGCGCACGATCGGCGTCAACCACATCGACGCCACCTACAGGTTCATCGGCCTCGACAACTACGCCGACATCCTCTGGGGCCCCACGGCGTACGACCGCTTCTGGTCGCACTTCATCTGGACGATCGTGTGGACGGCGCTCTGCGTCACCCTGCACTACACCCTCGGCCTCGGCCTCGCGCTGCTGCTCAACCAGAAGCTGCGCGGCCGGACCCTGTACCGGCTGATCCTCGTCCTGCCCTGGGCGGTGCCCACCTTCGTCACCGTGTTCGGCTGGCGGTTCATGCTCGCCGACGGCGGCATCATCAACTCCGCCCTCGACGCCCTGCACCTGCCGTCGCCCTCCTGGCTGGAGGACACCTTCTGGCAGCGGTTCGCCGCGATCATGGTCAACACCTGGTGCGGTGTGCCGTTCATGATGGTCTCCCTGCTCGGCGGACTGCAGTCCATCGACTCCTCCCTCTACGAGGCGGCCGAGATGGACGGCGCGAGCGCCTGGCAGCGGTTCCGCTACGTCACCCTCCCGGGCCTGAGGACCGTCAGCTCCACCGTCGTCCTGCTCGGCATCATCTGGACCTTCAACCAGTTCGCCGTGATCTTCCTGCTGTTCGGCAACACCGCCCCCGACGCGCAGATCCTCGTCACCTGGGCCTACTACCTCGGCTTCGGACAGCAACCGCGTGACTTCGCCCAGTCCGCCGCCTACGGCATCCTGCTGCTGGCGATCCTGATCGTCTTCACCTCCTTCTACCGCCGCTGGCTCAACCGCAACGAGCAGCAGCTCGCGATCTGA
- a CDS encoding phosphatase PAP2 family protein: MGESTVTPLEGRDQAVPQPVTAGTRQRRLARLRTPRRPRLWFEILLIAVSYWTYSLIRNAVPEQRAEALRNADWIWRVEHHLGLAFEESVNHGVNSVTWLIVGMNYYYATLHFVITLTVLVWLYRSHPGRYAATRLVLFATTAVALVGYYFYPLAPPRLMTGGHFVDTVMVHQTWGSMASGDLKHMSNQYAAMPSMHIGWSLWCGLTIFALAKLPWVRILGLLYPAVTLLVIVATANHFWLDAVGGIVCLAFGFTVAALWYGSLPYSLPRLVPPRGRGGALVPTKA; encoded by the coding sequence ATGGGTGAATCGACCGTGACGCCGTTGGAAGGCCGTGACCAGGCCGTTCCGCAGCCCGTCACGGCCGGGACCCGACAGCGCCGGCTCGCCCGGCTGCGTACTCCGCGCCGCCCGCGCCTCTGGTTCGAGATCCTCCTCATCGCGGTGAGCTACTGGACGTACTCACTGATCCGCAACGCCGTGCCCGAGCAGCGCGCCGAGGCCCTGCGCAACGCGGACTGGATCTGGCGCGTGGAGCACCATCTGGGGCTCGCGTTCGAGGAGTCGGTCAACCACGGCGTGAACTCGGTGACGTGGCTGATCGTGGGGATGAACTACTACTACGCGACGCTGCACTTCGTCATCACGCTGACGGTCCTGGTCTGGCTGTACCGCAGCCACCCCGGCCGTTACGCCGCGACGCGCCTCGTCCTGTTCGCCACCACCGCGGTCGCCCTGGTCGGCTACTACTTCTATCCGCTGGCACCTCCGCGGCTGATGACCGGCGGTCACTTCGTCGACACGGTCATGGTCCACCAGACCTGGGGCTCGATGGCCTCCGGCGACCTCAAGCACATGTCGAACCAGTACGCCGCGATGCCGTCCATGCACATCGGGTGGTCCCTGTGGTGCGGCCTGACGATCTTCGCGCTGGCCAAGCTGCCCTGGGTGCGGATCCTCGGCCTCCTCTACCCGGCGGTGACCCTGCTCGTCATCGTCGCCACCGCCAACCACTTCTGGCTCGACGCGGTCGGCGGCATCGTCTGCCTCGCCTTCGGCTTCACGGTGGCGGCCCTGTGGTACGGCAGCCTGCCGTACTCCTTGCCGAGACTGGTACCGCCCCGCGGCCGGGGCGGAGCCCTCGTCCCCACGAAGGCGTAG
- a CDS encoding extracellular solute-binding protein: MRRGIAATALVASLALAATACGGDDSGSDNSSGPVTITWWDTSNATNEAPTYQALVKEFEAANKNIKVKYVNVPFDQAQNKFDTAAGASGAPDILRSEVGWTPAFAKKGYFLPLDGTEALADQAKFKSNLIEQAKYDGKTYGVPFVTDTLALVYNKALFEKAGITEAPTTWDDLKKDAATVKARTGVDGYWGSTQAYYAQTFLYGEGTDTVDAAAKKITVNSAAAQKAYGTWLSLFDGKGLHKADTTADAYAHIQDAFVNGKVAAIIQGPWEITNFYKGSAFKDKANLGIATVPAGSTGKAGAPTGGHNLSVYAGSDKAHQAAALKFVNFMTSAKSQSTIALKNSTLPTRDDAYTAEVKADPGIAGYGTVLAAAQPRPALPEYSSLWGPLDTELPKIAGGKETLDKGLSTAETAIAKLVPDFSK, translated from the coding sequence ATGCGGCGTGGCATAGCGGCCACCGCGCTGGTGGCGTCCCTCGCCCTCGCGGCGACGGCCTGCGGCGGAGACGACAGCGGCAGCGACAACTCGAGCGGGCCGGTCACCATCACCTGGTGGGACACCTCCAACGCCACCAATGAGGCGCCGACGTACCAGGCCTTGGTCAAGGAGTTCGAGGCCGCCAACAAGAACATCAAGGTCAAGTACGTCAACGTGCCCTTCGACCAGGCGCAGAACAAGTTCGACACCGCCGCCGGTGCCTCCGGCGCCCCGGACATCCTGCGCTCCGAGGTCGGCTGGACCCCCGCCTTCGCCAAGAAGGGCTACTTCCTGCCGCTGGACGGCACCGAGGCCCTCGCCGACCAGGCCAAGTTCAAGTCGAACCTGATCGAGCAGGCCAAGTACGACGGCAAGACCTACGGCGTGCCGTTCGTCACCGACACCCTCGCGCTCGTCTACAACAAGGCGCTGTTCGAGAAGGCCGGCATCACCGAGGCCCCCACGACCTGGGACGACCTCAAGAAGGACGCCGCCACCGTCAAGGCCAGGACCGGCGTCGACGGCTACTGGGGCTCCACCCAGGCCTACTACGCCCAGACCTTCCTCTACGGCGAGGGCACCGACACGGTCGACGCCGCCGCCAAGAAGATCACGGTGAACTCCGCCGCCGCGCAGAAGGCGTACGGCACCTGGCTGAGCCTGTTCGACGGCAAGGGCCTGCACAAGGCCGACACCACCGCCGACGCCTACGCCCACATCCAGGACGCGTTCGTCAACGGCAAGGTCGCCGCGATCATCCAGGGCCCCTGGGAGATCACCAACTTCTACAAGGGCAGCGCCTTCAAGGACAAGGCCAACCTGGGCATCGCCACCGTCCCGGCCGGCTCCACCGGCAAGGCGGGCGCCCCGACCGGCGGCCACAACCTCTCGGTCTACGCCGGCTCGGACAAGGCCCACCAGGCCGCCGCGCTGAAGTTCGTCAACTTCATGACGTCCGCGAAGTCCCAGTCGACCATCGCGCTGAAGAACTCCACCCTGCCGACGCGCGACGACGCCTACACCGCCGAGGTCAAGGCCGACCCGGGCATCGCCGGCTACGGCACGGTCCTGGCCGCCGCCCAGCCGCGCCCGGCGCTGCCGGAGTACAGCTCCCTGTGGGGCCCGCTCGACACCGAACTGCCCAAGATCGCGGGCGGCAAGGAGACCCTCGACAAGGGCCTGAGCACCGCCGAGACCGCCATCGCCAAGCTGGTCCCGGACTTCAGCAAGTGA
- a CDS encoding LysR family transcriptional regulator — protein sequence MLDVRRMQVLRAVVGCGSVTGAAGALGYTPSAVSQQIAALEKEAGVDLLERVGRGVRPTAAGLLLTEYADAIGRQVAEAETALADLVAGRIGRLSVRYFATAGAGLVAPAVARLRERHPGIRIDLALTTGTGDALADVREGRADLALVVRGADEPPGNGVRLAPLLDDPYLAVLPRGHRLAGRRRLRLAELAEEAFVGSEWPGPCLDAQLDACAAVGFRPRFAVRSEDYVTAQGFVAAGLGVALVPRLGLGSRHPGVVVKEVRDPVPVRTLHTAVRDSAPPQAALDAFIDALKEAAEPSH from the coding sequence ATGCTGGATGTGCGGCGGATGCAGGTGTTGCGGGCGGTCGTGGGATGCGGGTCCGTGACGGGCGCCGCCGGCGCGCTCGGGTACACGCCGTCCGCGGTGAGCCAGCAGATCGCCGCCTTGGAGAAGGAGGCCGGGGTCGACCTGCTGGAGCGGGTCGGACGGGGAGTGCGGCCCACGGCCGCAGGGCTGCTGCTCACCGAGTACGCCGACGCCATCGGGCGGCAGGTCGCCGAGGCCGAGACCGCGCTCGCCGATCTGGTGGCGGGGCGGATCGGGCGGCTGTCCGTACGGTACTTCGCGACCGCCGGGGCCGGGCTCGTGGCGCCGGCGGTGGCCCGCCTGCGGGAGCGGCACCCGGGGATCCGGATCGATCTCGCGCTGACCACCGGCACCGGGGACGCCCTGGCCGACGTGCGGGAGGGCCGGGCCGATCTCGCCCTGGTGGTGCGCGGTGCGGACGAGCCCCCGGGGAACGGCGTCCGGCTCGCGCCCCTGCTCGACGACCCGTACCTCGCCGTACTCCCGCGCGGGCACCGGCTCGCCGGGCGGCGCCGGCTGCGGCTCGCGGAACTCGCCGAGGAGGCGTTCGTCGGGAGCGAGTGGCCGGGGCCCTGTCTCGACGCGCAGCTCGACGCGTGTGCGGCGGTCGGGTTCAGGCCGCGGTTCGCCGTGCGGAGCGAGGACTACGTGACCGCGCAGGGGTTCGTCGCGGCCGGGCTGGGGGTGGCTCTGGTGCCCCGGCTGGGGCTGGGGAGCCGGCATCCGGGGGTGGTGGTCAAGGAGGTGCGCGACCCCGTGCCGGTCCGCACCCTCCACACGGCCGTCCGCGACTCCGCACCCCCGCAGGCCGCCCTGGACGCGTTCATCGACGCACTGAAGGAGGCCGCCGAGCCGTCTCACTGA